One part of the Rutidosis leptorrhynchoides isolate AG116_Rl617_1_P2 chromosome 1, CSIRO_AGI_Rlap_v1, whole genome shotgun sequence genome encodes these proteins:
- the LOC139845672 gene encoding wall-associated receptor kinase 2-like: MASNLGLTPYIYQTTGTTCIILRRKGLPAPKTNWSHLASSSRTMKFITNIHLFILLSALLITHSISQSTTPGDVITITKVANVAKPGCQSQCGNITIPYPFGIGPGCFLSDWFEVICNTTFNPPKVLIGHLDIREFTDYTFRVANRVANQCYNQLGNLTIDNPVISNLGLDSPFSFSQKNTFNLIGCDDFALYVGPLEKNYTTGCIALCSNPEEVVNGSCSGVGCCQTSIPKGIQYYYTSVGTMLHNHTQIWSFDPCTYSFLGETERFIFRGVSDFKDPNFINRTIETVPRLVDWVVGNLSCSEAKSAGVLACQANSQCVDSDTGIPGYRCICNKGYQGQPYLEPGCQDINECEDPNNLCGGICTNTPGNYTCSCKVGYEGDGLKNGHGCTKINSQFPVIKFSLGMGLGFLAILVGITWLYFFFKKRNLVKIRRKLFHQNGGLLLKQRITTTEGNVDSTKVFTAQELEKATNNYSEDRILGRGGYGTVYKGILSDQRVIAIKKSRVMDAAQIEPFINEVIILTQVNHRNVVKLLGCCLESEVPLLVYEYVSNGTLYDHIHGKGTTTWLSWDNRLRVAAESAGALSYLHSATSTPVIHRDVKSANILLDENYTAKIADFGASRLVPIDQTQVTTLVQGTLGYLDPEYFNTSQLTEKSDVYSFGVVLAELLTGKKTLCMEREEDKRNLATLFIMALKENRLFQILEPRVVREGTLEQLQEIGELVKRCLNLTGDERPTMKEVSLQLEGLRKFAQHPWANHQGDEEDTNLLNPNNMQTDLYGESINPYSSTGDISSSLSIASGVYSANILR; this comes from the exons ATGGCATCAAATTTAGGACTAACGCCATACATTTATCAAACCACAGGGACTACCTGTATAATTTTAAGGAGGAAAGGACTACCA gCCCCCAAAACAAATTGGTCTCATCTAGCTTCCTCCTCAAGAACCATGAAGTTCATAACAAACATtcatttgtttattttattgtctgCCTTGCTAATCACACATTCTATATCACAATCCACCACTCCTGGTGATGTCATCACCATCACAAAGGTTGCCAACGTAGCGAAACCCGGCTGTCAAAGCCAATGTGGAAACATAACAATCCCATATCCTTTTGGTATCGGTCCAGGCTGCTTTTTAAGCGACTGGTTCGAAGTCATTTGCAACACCACTTTCAACCCTCCCAAGGTCTTAATCGGCCATCTAGATATCCGTGAATTCACAGACTATACTTTTCGAGTCGCTAACAGAGTCGCAAACCAATGTTACAATCAACTAGGAAACCTTACAATTGACAACCCTGTTATCTCAAATCTTGGTTTGGATTCACCTTTTTCATTTTCGCAAAAAAATACATTCAATTTAATTGGGTGTGATGATTTTGCGTTATATGTTGGCCCATTAGAAAAAAACTACACCACCGGGTGCATTGCACTGTGTTCAAATCCTGAAGAGGTGGTCAACGGATCATGTTCGGGGGTCGGATGTTGTCAAACATCTATTCCAAAGGGAATTCAGTATTATTACACTTCTGTTGGTACTATGCTTCATAACCACACCCAAATCTGGTCTTTTGATCCTTGTACGTACTCGTTTTTAGGTGAGACCGAAAGGTTTATATTCCGTGGGGTATCGGATTTTAAAGATCCCAACTTCATCAACAGGACCATTGAAACTGTTCCAAGGTTGGTTGATTGGGTGGTGGGGAACTTGAGCTGTAGTGAGGCTAAAAGTGCAGGTGTGTTAGCTTGTCAAGCAAATAGTCAATGTGTCGATTCGGATACAGGGATCCCTGGTTACAGATGCATCTGCAATAAGGGTTATCAGGGTCAACCATATCTTGAACCAGGTTGCCAAG ATATCAACGAGTGTGAAGATCCTAATAATCTTTGTGGTGGGATCTGTACTAACACTCCTGGAAATTATACGTGCAGTTGCAAAGTCGGTTACGAAGGAGATGGCCTGAAAAACGGACATGGTTGTACTAAGATAAACTCACAGTTTCCGGTTATCAAGTTCTCTCTAG GTATGGGGCTTGGTTTCTTGGCCATTTTAGTGGGAATAACATGGCTCTATTTTTTCTTCAAGAAGAGGAACCTTGTTAAAATCCGACGTAAATTGTTTCACCAAAATGGTGGTCTGCTACTtaaacaaagaattacaactaccgAAGGCAACGTCGATTCAACCAAAGTCTTCACCGCCCAAGAGTTAGAAAAGGCGACCAACAATTACTCAGAAGACCGAATATTGGGTCGTGGTGGTTACGGGACTGTATACAAAGGCATTTTATCAGACCAACGAGTCATTGCAATCAAGAAATCACGAGTAATGGATGCAGCCCAAATTGAACCATTCATAAATGAAGTGATTATCTTAACTCAGGTTAACCATCGAAACGTGGTAAAGCTCTTGGGGTGTTGTTTAGAGAGCGAAGTTCCATTATTGGTGTACGAGTATGTGTCCAATGGAACTCTTTATGATCATATTCATGGTAAAGGCACTACGACATGGTTATCATGGGATAATCGTTTACGAGTAGCAGCGGAATCCGCGGGTGCACTTTCTTATCTTCATTCGGCGACATCGACTCCCGTTATTCATAGGGATGTGAAATCGGCAAATATATTATTAGATGAAAATTATACTGCAAAGATTGCTGATTTTGGGGCTTCAAGACTAGTCCCTATTGATCAAACACAAGTAACAACACTTGTTCAAGGGACTTTAGGGTACTTAGATCCCGAGTACTTCAACACAAGTCAGCTGACCGAAAAGAGTGATGTTTATAGCTTCGGAGTTGTGCTTGCAGAGCTTTTAACTGGGAAGAAGACGTTGTGTATGGAAAGAGAAGAAGACAAACGGAACTTAGCAACGTTATTCATCATGGCACTAAAAGAAAATCGTCTGTTTCAAATTCTTGAGCCTAGGGTTGTAAGGGAAGGTACGTTAGAACAACTTCAAGAAATCGGTGAGCTTGTGAAAAGATGTCTTAATCTAACGGGTGATGAACGACCCACGATGAAAGAAGTATCCCTTCAACTTGAAGGGTTACGAAAGTTTGCGCAACATCCATGGGCTAATCATCAGGGTGATGAAGAGGATACAAACTTGTTAAACCCAAATAACATGCAAACGGATCTTTATGGAGAATCTATAAATCCGTATTCTAGTACAGGAGATATCTCTTCAAGTCTTTCTATTGCTAGCGGAGTCTATTCTGCAAACATCCTCCGatga